A genomic region of Anas acuta chromosome 1, bAnaAcu1.1, whole genome shotgun sequence contains the following coding sequences:
- the LOC137865589 gene encoding TRPM8 channel-associated factor 2-like produces the protein MKPSATYELLVDSVGEWDFTGGFVPCELLLVGEDAYPVLLSAEKQVLIAVSRYGKGKMVVISHEGIMKSSKFSQFLRNAVEWLKPSPAALVGSHHRLDSLSQLLLGAGIKVEAGVALSTHHGVYCMDAYDSTQAKDIVCFVKEGGGLLIGGQAWHWGSLHGKEKVLFEFPGNQVTSVAGVYFTGNPVAEGIFKVAKKIPKIPLTVPHQASLGLDSAFLLHGVSELDMVTEGTPSILLVHGVLSFPLCLDSSHRCLLAAARYGRGRVVVATHESQLLSPKMAKFLLNAVRWLDAGRKGLVGVDASLEKLCGLFSEEEVKSQVSELTGNMSVYCCPSYSDKQVETIHAFVAEGGGLLIGGQAWYWASQNRGKAAVAEYPGNKILNRFGLSILGQSVEAAKLPATAFGEHYHFRKALSLFKSHVDKAEDLKAPLKGWLPRLAQDCAAFLRIPAQDCPAYASLHRILAKVLRQSGIPHVSRHKPVKSNSKEAALLCMATELSYTMTDCAALVQKSATGVCSLPVTVEIDGTNPGKTAWRSTGLYLPEGHTAVITFPCRLVGAGLQVQVGCHADDLSNAEELKRAPVVIRTCDITCQKQSVSCLWGGLIYIIVPERSVLGKVPITVEGAVRAPFFKLGETCENQWKASIRHYPAPWAELAAESLILTVPADSIRHLENPKPLLTLWNEIMVAISKLAAIPTKFPRPERIVADVQISCGWMHSGYPIMCHIDSVKEMIDVKHMKTTGLWGPVHELGHNQQQQAWEFPPHTTEATCNLWSVYVHEKVLGIPRHQAHEALTSQCREERIREYLKKGAQLKDWNVWTALETYLQPGDGLSRKSCLRNSPLYPPGNRTQ, from the exons ATGAAACCCTCTGCTACCTATGAGCTGTTAGTAGACAGTGTTGGAGAATGGGACTTCACGGGTGGTTTTGTTCCTtgtgagctgctgcttgttGGAGAGGATGCCTACCCTGTGCTTCTGAGCGCTGAGAAGCAGGTTCTGATCGCTGTTTCACGGTATGGGAAAGGCAAGATGGTGGTTATTTCCCACGAGGGAATCATGAAGAGCTCCAAGTTTTCCCAGTTCCTCAGAAATGCTGTGGAGTGGCTCAAGCCTTCCCCTGCGGCCCTGGTTGGGTCCCATCACCGGTTGGattccctctcccagctgctccttgGGGCTGGCATCAAAGTAGAGGCTGGGGTAGCGCTCAGCACCCACCACGGGGTGTACTGTATGGATGCCTATGACAGCACGCAGGCAAAAGACATAGTTTGCTTTGTAAAGGAAGGTGGAGGCCTGCTCATTGGAGGCCAGGCTTGGCACTGGGGTAGTCTACATGGGAAGGAGAAGGTGCTGTTTGAATTCCCTGGGAACCAGGTGACCAGTGTGGCTGGTGTGTACTTCACAGGAAATCCTGTAGCGGAAGGGATCTTCAAAGTTGCCAAGAAAATTCCAAAGATCCCCTTAACTGTTCC ACACCAGGCCAGTCTTGGCCTCgattctgcttttctcctgcatGGTGTGTCAGAGCTGGATATGGTGACAGAGGGCACACCCTCCATCTTGCTGGTGCATGGTGTACTCTCCTTCCCGCTCTGCCTGGACAGCTCGCACCGCTGCCTCTTAGCTGCAGCACGCTATGGCCGAGGCCGTGTTGTGGTGGCAACCCATGAGAGTCAGCTCCTCTCCCCAAAGATGGCCAAATTCCTGCTCAATGCTGTCCGCTGGCTAGAtgctgggagaaaggggctggTGGGTGTGGATGCCAGCCTGGAGAAACTGTGTGGCCTCTTCAGTGAGGAAGAGGTGAAGTCACAGGTATCAGAGCTGACAGGCAACATGAGCGTATACTGCTGTCCTTCTTACAGTGACAAACAGGTGGAGACAATTCATGCTTTTGTAGCAGAAGGGGGTGGCCTACTGATTGGAGGCCAAGCCTGGTATTGGGCTTCCCAGAACCGCGGCAAAGCTGCAGTGGCAGAATATCCTGGCAACAAAATCCTCAACCGCTTTGGGCTGAGCATCCTGGGGCAGAGTGTCGAGGCAGCAAAGCTCCCAGCCACAGCATTCGGGGAGCACTATCACTTTCGCAAGGCACTCTCTCTTTTCAAGAGCCATGTAGACAAGGCTGAGGATCTCAAAGCTCCCCTGAAAGGCTGGCTGCCAAGGCTGGCACAAGACTGTGCTGCCTTTCTGCGCATCCCTGCCCAGGACTGCCCTGCATATGCCTCACTGCACCGCATCCTGGCCAAAGTGCTTCGCCAAAGTGGGATCCCGCACGTCAGCAGGCACAAGCCTGTCAAGAGCAACTCCAAAgaggcagccctgctctgcatggCAACTGAGCTGTCATACACCATGACAGACTGTGCAGCCCTAGTGCAGAAATCTGCCACTGGGGTCTGTTCCCTTCCTGTTACCGTGGAAATCGATGGCACTAATCCAG GTAAGACAGCCTGGAGGAGTACAGGACTCTATCTCCCTGAGGGTCACACAGCCGTTATAACATTCCCTTGTCGGCTGGTCGGTGCTGGTCTGCAG GTGCAGGTTGGGTGTCATGCGGATGACCTCTCTAATGCTGAAGAGCTGAAACGAGCCCCAGTGGTAATACGTACCTGTGATATTACCTGCCAGAAACAGTCAGTTTCCTGCCTCTGGGGTGGCCTCATTTACATCATAGTACCAGAAAGGAGCGTCCTGGGAAAAGTGCCCATCACTGTAGAAGGGGCAGTCAGAGCTCCTTTCTTCAAGCTTG GGGAGACCTGTGAAAACCAGTGGAAGGCCAGTATCCGGCACTACCCTGCTCCCTGGGCAGAACTGGCAGCTGAGAGTCTCATCCTGACGGTACCAGCTGACAGCATCCGCCACTTGGAGAACCCAAAACCACTGCTGACCCTGTGGAATGAGATCATGGTGGCAATAAGCAAATTGGCAGCCATACCAACAAAGTTCCCAAGGCCAGAGAGGATTGTAGCAGATGTCCAGATCTCATGTG GCTGGATGCATTCTGGCTACCCCATCATGTGCCACATCGATTCAGTGAAGGAGATGATAGATGTGAAGCACATGAAAACTACTGGTCTTTGGGGTCCTGTCCATGAGCTGGGACACAATCAACAGCAGCAAGCATGGGAGTTTCCACCTCATACCACAGAGGCCACCTGCAATCTCTGGTCTGTCTATGTGCATGAGAAGGTGCTGGGGATTCCCAGGCATCAGGCACATGAGGCACTTACGTCACAGTGCCGGGAGGAAAGGATAAGAGAGTATCTGAAGAAAGGTGCTCAGCTAAAGGACTGGAACGTATGGACTGCTCTGGAGACATACCTGCAG CCTGGGGATGGCCTATCAAGAAAGAGCTGTCTGAGGAACTCTCCTCTTTACCCACCTGGGAACAGGACCCAATGA
- the LOC137865700 gene encoding C-type lectin domain family 4 member D-like isoform X2, with protein sequence MNQQERVSPGTAAPAEGSSCSRLSPWVLLVSALAVKTALMTVVLVVLFHMSCGQCKTLPQNASEWHCIPNGSVSEKGWRPFQESCYYFSDDQMPWNESQQNCSGMGSQLVVINTEAEQDFLYKEIQMKYRREQINLYIGLRAQEVGQWRWADQTPYNVSAAFWRSGEPSDQLYELCVVIHYQKDVFRNWNNVRCSIHSYRICETAAVTL encoded by the exons ATGAACCAGCAAGAGAGAGTCAGTCCTGGGACTGCAG CCCCAGCAGAAGGGAGCAGCTGTTCCCGCCTGAGCCCCTGGGTCTTGCTCGTTTCTGCCCTTGCCGTCAAAACTGCCCTCATGACCGTCGTCCTCG tTGTTCTCTTTCACATGAGCTGTGGCCAGTGCAAGACTCTGCCCCAGAATGCTTCGGAGTGGCACTGCATCCCCAATGGATCTGTAAGTGAAA AGGGCTGGAGACCCTTTCAGGAAAGCTGCTATTACTTCTCAGATGATCAGATGCCCTGGAATGAGAGCCAGCAGAACTGCAGTGGGATGGGCTCCCAGCTGGTGGTGATCAATACAGAAGCAGAGCAG GATTTCCTCTATAAGGAAATACAGATGAAATACCGACGAGAACAAATCAATTTATACATCGGTCTGAGGGCACAAGAGGTGGGCCAGTGGCGCTGGGCAGACCAGACTCCCTATAATGTATCAGCAGC GTTCTGGAGGTCTGGGGAGCCAAGTGATCAACTTTATGAGCTGTGTGTTGTAATCCATTACCAGAAAGATGTTTTCCGGAACTGGAATAATGTCCGGTGCAGTATCCATTCTTATCGGATTTGTGAAACTGCAGCAGTAACTCTATGA
- the LOC137865700 gene encoding C-type lectin domain family 4 member E-like isoform X1 gives MNQQERVSPGTAAPAEGSSCSRLSPWVLLVSALAVKTALMTVVLVVLFHMSCGQCKTLPQNASEWHCIPNGSVSEKGWRPFQESCYYFSDDQMPWNESQQNCSGMGSQLVVINTEAEQDFLYKEIQMKYRREQINLYIGLRAQEVGQWRWADQTPYNVSAAFWRPWEPSDQPSDEFCVVIHYQKNVFQFRNWNNVPCTIHSYRICETAAETP, from the exons ATGAACCAGCAAGAGAGAGTCAGTCCTGGGACTGCAG CCCCAGCAGAAGGGAGCAGCTGTTCCCGCCTGAGCCCCTGGGTCTTGCTCGTTTCTGCCCTTGCCGTCAAAACTGCCCTCATGACCGTCGTCCTCG tTGTTCTCTTTCACATGAGCTGTGGCCAGTGCAAGACTCTGCCCCAGAATGCTTCGGAGTGGCACTGCATCCCCAATGGATCTGTAAGTGAAA AGGGCTGGAGACCCTTTCAGGAAAGCTGCTATTACTTCTCAGATGATCAGATGCCCTGGAATGAGAGCCAGCAGAACTGCAGTGGGATGGGCTCCCAGCTGGTGGTGATCAATACAGAAGCAGAGCAG GATTTCCTCTATAAGGAAATACAGATGAAATACCGACGAGAACAAATCAATTTATACATCGGTCTGAGGGCACAAGAGGTGGGCCAGTGGCGCTGGGCAGACCAGACTCCCTATAATGTATCAGCAGC GTTCTGGAGGCCTTGGGAGCCAAGTGATCAACCAAGTGATGAGTTCTGTGTTGTAATCCATtaccagaaaaatgttttccagttccGGAACTGGAATAATGTCCCATGCACAATCCACTCTTATCGGATTTGTGAGACTGCAGCAGAAACTCCATGA
- the LOC137865700 gene encoding C-type lectin domain family 4 member D-like isoform X3, translating into MNQQERVSPGTAVVLFHMSCGQCKTLPQNASEWHCIPNGSVSEKGWRPFQESCYYFSDDQMPWNESQQNCSGMGSQLVVINTEAEQDFLYKEIQMKYRREQINLYIGLRAQEVGQWRWADQTPYNVSAAFWRPWEPSDQPSDEFCVVIHYQKNVFQFRNWNNVPCTIHSYRICETAAETP; encoded by the exons ATGAACCAGCAAGAGAGAGTCAGTCCTGGGACTGCAG tTGTTCTCTTTCACATGAGCTGTGGCCAGTGCAAGACTCTGCCCCAGAATGCTTCGGAGTGGCACTGCATCCCCAATGGATCTGTAAGTGAAA AGGGCTGGAGACCCTTTCAGGAAAGCTGCTATTACTTCTCAGATGATCAGATGCCCTGGAATGAGAGCCAGCAGAACTGCAGTGGGATGGGCTCCCAGCTGGTGGTGATCAATACAGAAGCAGAGCAG GATTTCCTCTATAAGGAAATACAGATGAAATACCGACGAGAACAAATCAATTTATACATCGGTCTGAGGGCACAAGAGGTGGGCCAGTGGCGCTGGGCAGACCAGACTCCCTATAATGTATCAGCAGC GTTCTGGAGGCCTTGGGAGCCAAGTGATCAACCAAGTGATGAGTTCTGTGTTGTAATCCATtaccagaaaaatgttttccagttccGGAACTGGAATAATGTCCCATGCACAATCCACTCTTATCGGATTTGTGAGACTGCAGCAGAAACTCCATGA
- the LOC137865700 gene encoding C-type lectin domain family 4 member D-like isoform X4 translates to MTVVLVVLFHMSCGQCKTLPQNASEWHCIPNGSVSEKGWRPFQESCYYFSDDQMPWNESQQNCSGMGSQLVVINTEAEQDFLYKEIQMKYRREQINLYIGLRAQEVGQWRWADQTPYNVSAAFWRPWEPSDQPSDEFCVVIHYQKNVFQFRNWNNVPCTIHSYRICETAAETP, encoded by the exons ATGACCGTCGTCCTCG tTGTTCTCTTTCACATGAGCTGTGGCCAGTGCAAGACTCTGCCCCAGAATGCTTCGGAGTGGCACTGCATCCCCAATGGATCTGTAAGTGAAA AGGGCTGGAGACCCTTTCAGGAAAGCTGCTATTACTTCTCAGATGATCAGATGCCCTGGAATGAGAGCCAGCAGAACTGCAGTGGGATGGGCTCCCAGCTGGTGGTGATCAATACAGAAGCAGAGCAG GATTTCCTCTATAAGGAAATACAGATGAAATACCGACGAGAACAAATCAATTTATACATCGGTCTGAGGGCACAAGAGGTGGGCCAGTGGCGCTGGGCAGACCAGACTCCCTATAATGTATCAGCAGC GTTCTGGAGGCCTTGGGAGCCAAGTGATCAACCAAGTGATGAGTTCTGTGTTGTAATCCATtaccagaaaaatgttttccagttccGGAACTGGAATAATGTCCCATGCACAATCCACTCTTATCGGATTTGTGAGACTGCAGCAGAAACTCCATGA